Part of the Natronobacterium gregoryi SP2 genome, AGGCGTACCTCGAGAAGCGGGTTTCCGACGGCTCGCACCTCGAGGTGTCAGTCGACCTCATTCGCCCCGACACGCCGTTCCCGAAGGCGTTCGTGACCGACGAGGACGCCGAACTCGTACAGACGCTCGAGGAGGCAAGCGGCGGCGACGTCCGTCCATTCGGCGCGGCGACCGAGGCTGGTTTCTTCGCCGACGACGCGCCGACGGTGGTCTTCGGGCCCGGCGTGTTGGCCGACGACGAGGGGGGCGTCGCACACGCCCAACGGGAGTACGTACGACTCTCCGAGGTGGAGGAAGCGGCGAACGTACTCGAGGCGACGCTGCTCGAGTTGGTTGTGTAGAAACGATTATTGCGTTGTGAGCGGATGCTGGAACCGTGGCCGAAATCGACGACGAAGTCCGCCGACTGTACGAGTGGTTCCAGTCGGCCGAAACCGACGAGGAACGTCACGAAATAGCCCTCAAGATGGGAAAACTCGACGGTCGTCGTCACTCCGAGATATACGCAGCACTCGAGGACGAGTGAGTTCGACGCCGCTCGAGCGGGCGACGATCGACACCGTCGGTGACTGCTGTCCGACACCTATGATATAGTGATTTGCGTAGATATTTTCCTGCGTGCCGGAACACAGACACGTTGAACTCGACGTGCAATACTCAGAGCATTAGTGTAGCATGACGGGTTCGGTTGTTTCAAGCCAAAACCTTTGATCGTTCTACTCAACTGTTCAGTATATTGATTATGAGAGTACAATGAAGGAGATGGCGATCAAGACAGCCGTTATGCGAGTGCCACCTGCCAAGCGTCGTTGATCCCTGGGGAGTAACTCTGCAACCCCAAAAATGCCAAATGAAATTCCAAGTATGAGTGGTGGAGTAATTCCATATCCGTACCGGGTTTGCTGATATAATTCGACCGATAACAGAACAAGCGAAAACGCGAGCAAAAACGCGCCACTGTACCGGCCTTCTGGTTGTCGAAATACAACGGTCTTTACCTTCTCGATCATCTTATTGTACAATACACAGTAGAGTCACTTATACACTATCTGTTGAAGGCTATGGTGTCGAATCTCTTCTTCACCCAGTGCCACATTCGCGCCTTATATTCAGCAAATCTCACCTCTCAACCACTCGAGGGAAGCAAAGCAAAACTATGTATTGTATTGCTAACCACTATTATTCGACTCATCGAGTTCCCTCGAGTCAACGTTTTCACTCCGTGTAAACCGACACAACCGCTTACCGAACGGTCGGTGTAGCCCGCCCCGATGTATCCCTGGGGCCATCTCGCCGTCGCCTATCTGCTGTACTCGCTGTACGCTCGAGGCCGCTTCCGCCGACCGCCGCGACCGGCACCCGTCCTCGCCGTCGTCGCCGGCTCGCAACTCGCCGACCTGATCGACAAACCGCTCTGGCTCCTCGGAGTCTTCCCGACCGGCCGCGATCTGGGGCACTCGCTTTTGTTCGCCGTCGGCGTGATCGTGGTCGTCTACGCCGTCGCCGTCCTCCTCGAGCGCGTCGAGACGGCGACCGCGTTCGTCGTCGCTCACCTGTCGCACCTGCTTGCCGATATCCCGCCGCGGTTCTTGCTGGGGTATCCGTTCGGGACCGAGTTCCTGCTGTGGCCGATCGTGTCTCACGGGACCTTCGGCTACAGCGAACGTATGTTCGAACCGCCGGAACTCGTCGAAACCGTCGTCACGCCGTTTACTGATCCGACGACGTTTCTCGCCCTCGAGTTCGTCCTGTTCGGACTCGCCCTCGCGCTGTGGTACGCCGACGGTCGCCCCGGACTCGAGTACGTTCGGCGCGACGGACGAGGGAACAGCCAGGGTTCTCGTGCGTGATTTGTCCGCCCCATCGAGGTCGGCGGCGATTTCCGGAGAGATGCCAGAACAGTAATCGAGTTCGGTCTCTCGAACTGTAATGTGAGGGTGAGCGAATTTGTAGCACGACGGTCCACGTCGTGTATGGCTTCGATTCCCGACGACTTCCAGGACCTGTTCGAGAAGAAGACGTTCGCGCACGTCTCCACCCTGCTGCCCGACGGCTCGCCTCACGTCACGCCGGTGTGGGTCGACTACGACGCCGACGCGGACCGCATTCTCGTCAACACCGAACGCGACCGGCGCAAGGAGAAAAACGTCCGGAACGACCCGCGGGTTGGGGTGAGTATGACAGATCCCGACGACCCCTACCGACTGCTCTCGGTAACGGGAGAAGTCGACGAGATCACGACGGAAAACGCACGCGAGCACATCGACGAACTGACCCAGCGGTACATGGGTGAAGAGGAGTATCCGAGCCCGATCGAGACCGAACGAGTCATCATTTCGATCGAACCCGATCAGGTACGAGCAATGGGAGGGTAGTCGGGCGCGTTCGACAAGAGAGTCTACTCGAGGTCGTCGACCAGGTCGTCGGCGACGCCGGTGTAGCCGGCCGGCGTTAGCTCTCGTAGCTCCTCGCGGACCGATTCGTCGACGTCGAGGTCGTCGAACAGCTCGCGGAAGTCCTCGAGGGTGACGTCTTTGCCGCGGGTGAGGTCCTTGACCTGCTCGTAGGCGTCTTCCTGGCCCTCGCGCCGGAGGATCGTCTGAACGGCTTCGCCGACGATCTCGGGGGTCGACTCGAGGTCCTCGCGCATGACCGTCTCGTTGGGGACGACTTTCTCGAGGCCCGCAGCGGTCTTCGTGTAGCCGATCAGACAGTGGGCGAAGGCAGCACCGACGTTGCGCTTGACCGTCGAGTCCGAGAGGTCTCGCTGGAGTCGGGAACTGGTGATGTAGTCGGCGAGGAACGTGAGGTCCGAATTGGCCTTCGAGAGGTTGCCTTCGCTGTTCTCGAAGTCGATCGGATTGACCTTGTGAGGCATCGTCGACGAGCCAGTCTCGCCCTCGACGGCCTGCTGTCCGAGGTAGCGATCGGAGACGTACAGCCACATGTCCAGATCCAGGTCCAGCAGGGCGTCGTTGGCACCCCGAATCGCGTCGAATAGCGCCGCGAGGTCGTCACACGGGTTGACCTGCGTGGTGAGCGGTTCGAACTCGAGGCCCAGTCCCGTGACGAACTCCTCGGCGAAGACCTGCCAGTCGACGTCGGGGTAGGCCGCCTCGTGAGCGGCGTAGGTGCCAGACGCACCGCCGAGTTTGCCACGGAGGTTGTCGACGGCGGCGTGGATTCGGCCAGTCGAACGGGCGAGCCGCGAGGCGTAGACGGCCATCTCCTTGCCGAAGGTGGTCGGCGTCGCGGGCTGGCCGTGGGTGCGGGCGAGCATCGGGAGGTCGCGGTGTTCGCGTGCCATCTCCGCCAGCGCGTTTCGAAGCTCGTACAGTTCGGGGAGCAAGACTTCGGAGACGGCATCCTGGACCAGCAGCCGGTGGGCGAGATTGTTGACATCCTCGCTGGTTAACCCGAAGTGAATCCACGCCGAGGCGTCGCTGTCATCTGGAAGTCGGTGACGGACGAAATACTCCACGGCCTTCACGTCGTGGTTCGTCGCCTCGAAACCGGCGTGGCCTTCGGTCTCGAGTTTCTTGATCAGGCGTGCGTCCTCCTCGGCGAAGTGTCGGTAGAGCCCTCGCAACTGGTCGCGTTCGTTCGAACCGATCTCGAGTGGCGTCGCCTTGCAGTCGGCAAGTGCGAGCAGGTACTCGACTTCGACGCGAACGCGAGCACGCATGAGCGCGGCCTCGCTGGCGTACGGTGACAGCGGTGCAGTTCGGCTGCCATATCGGCCGTCGAGCGGCGAGACGGCGTACAGGGCGTCGGTGTCGGTCATCGTGCGAGTCTTTCCAGCACGGTGCAAAAGGATATCGAAACGACGCTGGGGCGAACACACGACTATGTATATCCGCTGGGAAGGAACCCGAAATTACGAGATAATTATGCACAGATTTGCTTATCTGGCTGCTCGAGACCGCAACGGCTATGCCTATCGCGGCTGGGCATACGCCCATGACGCGAATCGCCGGGATGGCCGGCAACCGAGGGCGTAACCTGTTGAACATCGCCGACAGACGACCTGGTGGGGCCGAGGTCGCCGTCGTCCTGACGACCGACGAAGACGCGCCGGTACTCGAAGCCGCCGCCGAGCGAGACATTCCGACCGAAGTCGTCCCGCTCGCCGAGGAGTTGAGCCGACAAGAACACGAGACAGCTGTCAACGACGCACTCGCCGACTACGAGTACGATCTGGTCTGTCTCGACGGCTACATGCAAATTCTCTCGGACACATTCCTCGAGGCCCAGCCGACGACGCTGAACGTCCACCCGTCGCTGTTGCCCGCGTTCCCCGGCACGGACGCCTGGGGCGACGCACTCGAGGCAGACGTCTCCGTGACCGGCTGTACCGTCCACATCGTGACAGACGCGACCGACGAGGACGGTGGCGTGATCGAGAGCGAAATCGACGCGGGTCCGGTCGTCACCCAGGAGCCGATTCCGGTCTACGAGGGCGACGACGCGGCGTCGCTGAAAGAACGCGTGCTCTACGAGGGGGAGTTCCGCGCGTACCCGCGAGCCGTGAAGTGGTTCGCCGAGGACGCAGTCGAGGTGGATCTCGAGGCAGGCGAGGTCGACCTGCCCGTCGACCGAACCGACGAAGACGGCCTTCCCGCCCGGCGCGTCGTCTCGAGCGATCGCGTCGATACCCTTCGCTACGGCGAGAACCCACACCAGGACGCCGCGGTATACGCCGACTACACCTGCGACGAGGCAAGTGTCGTCCACGCCGACCAGTTGAACGAGGGCGCGAAGGACCTCTCGTACAACAACTACAACGATGCCGACGGCGCACTCAACCTGATCACGGAGTTCGACGACCCCGCCGCGGCGGTCATCAAGCACACGAATCCGGCGGGCTGTGCCACGGCCGATTCGCTCGCCGAGGCCTACGAGAAGGCTCTCTCGACGGACCCACAGAGCGCCTTCGGCGGCATCGTCGCGCTAAACCGTGAGTGCGATGCCGAGACAGCCGAACAGATCATCGACTCGTTCAAAGAGATCGTCGTCGCCCCCAGCTACACCGACGACGCCCTCGAAGTGCTCTGCGAGAAGGACAACCTGCGTGTACTCGACGTGGGGGAACTGGACGGCGAGCCGGCCGATCGATTCACCGAGAAACCGCTCGTCGGCGGCCGCCTCGTCCAGGAACGGGACCTGCAGTCGATCTCGGTCGACGACCTCGAGGTCGTCACCGAACGCGAGCCGACCGAGGAGGAACTCGAGTCGATGGTCTTCGCCTGGCAGACACTGAAACACGTCAAGTCGAACGGCATTCTCTTCGCCGACGGTACGGAGACGGTCGGCATCGGGATGGGACAGGTCTCCCGCGTCGACGCAGTCCGACTGGCGGCGATGAAAGCCGACGAACACGCCGAAGAGAAAGATGCCGAGGGTGCGGTCATGGCCTCGGACGCCTTCTTCCCGTTCCCGGACGGTATCGAGGAAGCCGCGGCGGCCGGCATCGAAGCCGTAATACAGCCCGGCGGTTCGGTCAACGACGACGACGTGATCGAGGCTGCAGACGAACACGGGATGGCGATGGCGTTTACGGGACAGCGGAGTTTCCGGCACGACTAGTACCGTCCCAACCGTCGACTGACGGGTCGAATCGAGCGACACCGCCAGATTCGACCCATCAGTTCAGGCTTGGCCCGCCACTAGTAGCGTCCCAACTCTACTCTGACTAGTGCACTCCACTTCTGATCGAGAATCGTGATCGGTTTGGGCCAACTCGTAACTAGTCGGTCCACACTTGGGACAGTACTAGTACTCCGCCAAGCGTCGACTGCTGAGTGAACCCAGACGACCGCATTCGGTTTCACATCCGTTCAGGCTTGCCAAAGCATTCGTACCGTCCCAACCGTCGACTGGCGGGTCGAATCGAGCCACACCGCCAGATTCGATCCCGCAGTGCAGGCTTGGCCCGCCACTATAGCTGCAGACGGGCTCTCACGGCCTACTCGAGGTCGAAGAGATCCGTCGAGAGGTATCGCTCGCCGGTGTCGGGGAGGACGACGACGGTCGTCTCCTCGGGATGCTCGTTCGCGTAGTCGGCGGCTGCCGCGAGCGCGGCACCGGACGAGATGCCGACGAGCACCCCTTCGGTCCGCCCCAGTTTCCGGCTCGCTTCCTTGGCACTCGAGGCCTCGACCGCGCGGACCTCGTCGATCAGGTCGGTCCGGAGCACGTCGGGGACGAACCCGGGACCGATCCCCTGGATGTCGTGACCGTCGGAACACTGCTCGGAGAGCGTCGGCGATTCGGCGGGTTCGACGGCGACTGCGGTGAACGACTCCTTGCCCTGCCGCTCTTTCACGTACTCGCTGACGCCGGTGATCGTCCCGCCGGTGCCGACGCCAGCGACGAGCGCGTCGACGCCCCCGTCGGTCGCACGCCAGATCTCCGGTCCGGTAGTCTTGCGGTGGGCAGTGGGGTTTGCCTCGTTCTCGAACTGTCTCGCGAGCACTGCGTTCTCGCGTTCGGCTGCGATCTCTTCGGCGCGCTGGTTCGCGCCCGACATGCCGTCCTCGGCCGGTGTGAGTTCGAGTTCCGCGCCGAGTGCACGCAGCAGGCTTCGACGTTCCTCGGACATCGACTCCGGCATCGTCAACACACAGTCGTAGCCACGCGCTGCACTGACCGCTGCCAGCCCGATTCCCGTGTTGCCACTCGTCGACTCGACGACGAGACCACCCGGCTCTAGGTCACCGCTTCGCTCGGCGGCGTCGATCATCTCGCGTGCGATGCGATCTTTGATGGAGTAGGGATTCGCCGCTTCGACCTTGCCGTACAGGTTGTCGGCGAACGCGTCCAGGCGCAACAACGGCGTCTCGCCGATCAGTTCGTCGACGGCTTCTACGACGGTCGACGACGGCTCGCTCTCGTCGGTGTTCGTCATCGGCGACAGTTCGTGCGATAATAATAAATCGACTTCCATAGAGAATACAGGTCACGTCTTCGGTCACCGTCGGCCAGGGTCGTCCCACCCCGAGACCAGTTGCTAACAGCGATCGCCGTCGTCAGCGGAGTCGTCGAAGCCGATCGCGTACCTGCCGCCACAGCGTCTCGGAGACGTCTTGGTGACGTTTCGCCATCATCACCCCACTGTCGGCCTCACGACCGATCGTTTCGGGAATCTGACCGACGAGGACGCGCTGTACCGGTCCGCTCTCGGCCGCACCGACGACCGTCACGTCGTGATCGCCGGTTCGCTCGAGGATCGTCTCTTCGACCGCTCCGTCGAGAACTGTCTGCTCGATCGACGTGACGGCTCCCAGTTCTCTCGAGGTCCGAGTGAGCAGCTCGCGGGCGTCGGCGACGCTTTCCTCGTCGCGGTCGGAGACGACGGTGACGAGTTCGACGCGGGCGTCGTGGGCGCGGGCGAGCGACCCGGCGATCCGCGCAGCCAGGTCGGTGTTCGGTCCGCCTGCGACGGGGACGAGAATCGAATCGATCCCGCCAGCGGATTCGCGATCGATCCGTTCGACGAGCACGTCACACGGTGCGTCTGCGAGTATCTCGTCGATGGAACTCCCGAGAACGACGTCACGCCGCCTGGGACGGCCGCGCCAGCCCAGCAAGATCGCCTCGATCTGTTCGTCCTCGTCCCCGGCAATCTCGAGGATGCCGTCCGCGACGCTCCGCCCGAAGCGAACTCGACCCGCCGCCGACACGTCGCGTTCGCCTGCTCGCTCGAGTGCGTACTCGAGGACGGCCTCGTGGTCGTCGATCTCGAGTTCGTCACTGGCCTGTTCGAGCGTCAACTGCATCGGGACGGTGACGACCGTGACGACCAGAATCTCGAGGTCGCGGTCGCGGGCGAGGTCGGCGGCAGTGTCGAGCAACCTGTCGGCGGTCTCCGGGTTGGCTATGGGGACGAGGAGTCTCTCGGTCGACATCTCGTTTCACGACTCGACGGGGACGCGTAAACCGTCCACGGCCGCGTGCCCGGATGGATTTTGTTTTCGACGTGACGGTCGGGTCGTTCCACGACTGTGTGCCAACTTCTGGGTCACTCAAATGGGTGTTTCACCTTGGAGAGACGATTTGTACGCACCGTCCGAACGACCGGGTATGGATCGACGACAGTTCCTTGCGGCGTCGGGTGTCGGCGCTGCTGCGGTGCTTGCCGGCTGTACCGGGAGTATGACTGACGACGAGCGGGCTGCAACTGGAAGCGACGACGAGATCACCGTCGCCACGAGCGGCGAGGTAGAGGCCGAGCCCGAGGAGGCGACGGTCGACGTCGGCGTCGAAGCGAGCGGCGCGTCGGCCGACGAGGTGACGGACGAACTGGCTGCCGGTGCCGAGCAGTTGCGCGAGACCTTCGACGAACTGGGGATTCCCGATGAAAACGTCGAAGAAGGGCAGTATCGAGTCAGACCGGTTTCGGGACGGGAGGGCGAGGTCGAGGAAATCCGAGGGTCACACTCCTTCGAGGTAACCGTCGACGACATCGACCAGGTCGGCGAGGTCATCGACACCACGGTCGCGGCCGGTGCCGACGATGTCGGTCGCGTCAACTTCACGGTACGTGAAGAAACACGCGAGGAACTCCGGAAAGATGCGATCGACGAGGCCCTCGAGAACGCGGACGAAGAGGCCGGACACGTCGCGTCCAACCGCGGCGTGACGATAACGGGGACGAAGTCGGTGAGTACGAGCGACGTCCGGGTTCACACGGTCAGTCACAGGACGAACTACGAAGTGGCGATGGAAGCCGACGACGACAGTCCAAGTACGGAAATCGACGCCGATCCGGTGAGTGTCTCGGCGTCGGTGACCGTGACATACGGGTTCACCGATAGCTGATTGCGGTGTGAAATCGAGACGGGCGACAGGGTGGGCGACTGCCTAGATTGGCTGCTGGCCGGTGTTTCCGGGACAGAGGCGGTCACAGCCGTGCGATCAACTTGGACGACCGCCGCAGACTGATTGCTGTCCCGACGTCCCGGGACACCCACACTCTGCCCCCGAAGCGGTGACACCGAAAATAACGACGGAAAACCGTATCAGTCGTCGGCGGGAACTGCTCGCTGACTTCGGTCTCCGGCCATCGCGAGGACGTCGTCGAAGAACTCGAGGGTGTCCTCGGGGCCGGGGTTGGCTTCGGGGTGGTACTGGCGGGTGATGACGTCGTGGTCGATCCCGTCGAGGCCCTCGGGCGTGTCGTCGTTGACGTTGATCTGGGTGACCTCGAGGTGGTCGCCGGGGTCGGCGACGGTGTAGCCGTGGTTCTGGGTGGTCATGACGACCTGGCCGGAGTCTACGTCGAGGACGGGCTGGTTGACGCCGCGGTGGCCAAAGTCCATCTTCTCGGTGGTGCCGCCCAGCGCACGGGCGACGATCTGCTGACCGAGGCAGATACCGGCGACGGGGATGTCGTCGACGAACTCCCGGACGAGCGCGACTGCCTGCTCGTAGTTTGCGGGGTCGCCGGGACCGTTCGAGACGAACAGCACGTCGGGATCGACGTCAGTGACGGTGTCGACGGTTGCGTCGTAGGGGAGGACGTGTACCTGTGCGTCGCGGGCGACCAGCGAGTCGACGATCGAGTCCTTCGCACCGCAGTCGATCAGTGCGACGGTCTCGCGGTCGTTGTCCGCGCCGCGGACGCTCGGATCGTCGACGCTGACCTGTGTGCCGATTTCAGTGTGGTCGCTCATCGGCTTGCACCGTTCGAGTTGCTCGAGGGCGTCGTCTTCGGTGGCGTCATCGCCGACGGCGATACCACATTTCATCGCGCCGCCGTCACGAATCTCGGTGACGATTTCACGGGTGTCGAGTCGGTCGACCGCGGGGACGGCCTCGTCGGCGAGCCACGCGGCGACGTCGTCGGTCAGTTCTTTCGCGAGGACTGCACGGGGGTGGACGTGGTCGTCTTCGAACCGTTCTTCGCGGACGCCGTAGTTGCCGATCAGCGGATACGAGAAGGTGAGTACCTGCTCTTCGTACGACGGGTCCGTGAGACTCTCTTCGTAGCCGGTGTAGGCCGTCGTGAAAACCAGTT contains:
- a CDS encoding metal-dependent hydrolase, with the translated sequence MYPWGHLAVAYLLYSLYARGRFRRPPRPAPVLAVVAGSQLADLIDKPLWLLGVFPTGRDLGHSLLFAVGVIVVVYAVAVLLERVETATAFVVAHLSHLLADIPPRFLLGYPFGTEFLLWPIVSHGTFGYSERMFEPPELVETVVTPFTDPTTFLALEFVLFGLALALWYADGRPGLEYVRRDGRGNSQGSRA
- a CDS encoding PPOX class F420-dependent oxidoreductase, which produces MASIPDDFQDLFEKKTFAHVSTLLPDGSPHVTPVWVDYDADADRILVNTERDRRKEKNVRNDPRVGVSMTDPDDPYRLLSVTGEVDEITTENAREHIDELTQRYMGEEEYPSPIETERVIISIEPDQVRAMGG
- the purB gene encoding adenylosuccinate lyase; this translates as MTDTDALYAVSPLDGRYGSRTAPLSPYASEAALMRARVRVEVEYLLALADCKATPLEIGSNERDQLRGLYRHFAEEDARLIKKLETEGHAGFEATNHDVKAVEYFVRHRLPDDSDASAWIHFGLTSEDVNNLAHRLLVQDAVSEVLLPELYELRNALAEMAREHRDLPMLARTHGQPATPTTFGKEMAVYASRLARSTGRIHAAVDNLRGKLGGASGTYAAHEAAYPDVDWQVFAEEFVTGLGLEFEPLTTQVNPCDDLAALFDAIRGANDALLDLDLDMWLYVSDRYLGQQAVEGETGSSTMPHKVNPIDFENSEGNLSKANSDLTFLADYITSSRLQRDLSDSTVKRNVGAAFAHCLIGYTKTAAGLEKVVPNETVMREDLESTPEIVGEAVQTILRREGQEDAYEQVKDLTRGKDVTLEDFRELFDDLDVDESVREELRELTPAGYTGVADDLVDDLE
- the purH gene encoding bifunctional phosphoribosylaminoimidazolecarboxamide formyltransferase/IMP cyclohydrolase, producing the protein MTRIAGMAGNRGRNLLNIADRRPGGAEVAVVLTTDEDAPVLEAAAERDIPTEVVPLAEELSRQEHETAVNDALADYEYDLVCLDGYMQILSDTFLEAQPTTLNVHPSLLPAFPGTDAWGDALEADVSVTGCTVHIVTDATDEDGGVIESEIDAGPVVTQEPIPVYEGDDAASLKERVLYEGEFRAYPRAVKWFAEDAVEVDLEAGEVDLPVDRTDEDGLPARRVVSSDRVDTLRYGENPHQDAAVYADYTCDEASVVHADQLNEGAKDLSYNNYNDADGALNLITEFDDPAAAVIKHTNPAGCATADSLAEAYEKALSTDPQSAFGGIVALNRECDAETAEQIIDSFKEIVVAPSYTDDALEVLCEKDNLRVLDVGELDGEPADRFTEKPLVGGRLVQERDLQSISVDDLEVVTEREPTEEELESMVFAWQTLKHVKSNGILFADGTETVGIGMGQVSRVDAVRLAAMKADEHAEEKDAEGAVMASDAFFPFPDGIEEAAAAGIEAVIQPGGSVNDDDVIEAADEHGMAMAFTGQRSFRHD
- the cysK gene encoding cysteine synthase A: MTNTDESEPSSTVVEAVDELIGETPLLRLDAFADNLYGKVEAANPYSIKDRIAREMIDAAERSGDLEPGGLVVESTSGNTGIGLAAVSAARGYDCVLTMPESMSEERRSLLRALGAELELTPAEDGMSGANQRAEEIAAERENAVLARQFENEANPTAHRKTTGPEIWRATDGGVDALVAGVGTGGTITGVSEYVKERQGKESFTAVAVEPAESPTLSEQCSDGHDIQGIGPGFVPDVLRTDLIDEVRAVEASSAKEASRKLGRTEGVLVGISSGAALAAAADYANEHPEETTVVVLPDTGERYLSTDLFDLE
- a CDS encoding universal stress protein: MSTERLLVPIANPETADRLLDTAADLARDRDLEILVVTVVTVPMQLTLEQASDELEIDDHEAVLEYALERAGERDVSAAGRVRFGRSVADGILEIAGDEDEQIEAILLGWRGRPRRRDVVLGSSIDEILADAPCDVLVERIDRESAGGIDSILVPVAGGPNTDLAARIAGSLARAHDARVELVTVVSDRDEESVADARELLTRTSRELGAVTSIEQTVLDGAVEETILERTGDHDVTVVGAAESGPVQRVLVGQIPETIGREADSGVMMAKRHQDVSETLWRQVRDRLRRLR
- a CDS encoding SIMPL domain-containing protein, whose protein sequence is MDRRQFLAASGVGAAAVLAGCTGSMTDDERAATGSDDEITVATSGEVEAEPEEATVDVGVEASGASADEVTDELAAGAEQLRETFDELGIPDENVEEGQYRVRPVSGREGEVEEIRGSHSFEVTVDDIDQVGEVIDTTVAAGADDVGRVNFTVREETREELRKDAIDEALENADEEAGHVASNRGVTITGTKSVSTSDVRVHTVSHRTNYEVAMEADDDSPSTEIDADPVSVSASVTVTYGFTDS
- the carA gene encoding glutamine-hydrolyzing carbamoyl-phosphate synthase small subunit, whose translation is MTTAYVALEGDHVIEGRGRAPGTARGELVFTTAYTGYEESLTDPSYEEQVLTFSYPLIGNYGVREERFEDDHVHPRAVLAKELTDDVAAWLADEAVPAVDRLDTREIVTEIRDGGAMKCGIAVGDDATEDDALEQLERCKPMSDHTEIGTQVSVDDPSVRGADNDRETVALIDCGAKDSIVDSLVARDAQVHVLPYDATVDTVTDVDPDVLFVSNGPGDPANYEQAVALVREFVDDIPVAGICLGQQIVARALGGTTEKMDFGHRGVNQPVLDVDSGQVVMTTQNHGYTVADPGDHLEVTQINVNDDTPEGLDGIDHDVITRQYHPEANPGPEDTLEFFDDVLAMAGDRSQRAVPADD